A stretch of Bacteroidales bacterium DNA encodes these proteins:
- the kdpF gene encoding K(+)-transporting ATPase subunit F: MVALLILSIVVFGYLVYVLLKPEKF; this comes from the coding sequence ATGGTCGCATTGTTAATTTTATCAATAGTAGTGTTTGGGTATTTAGTTTATGTATTGCTTAAGCCGGAAAAATTTTAA
- a CDS encoding virulence RhuM family protein, with product MKNTNIVIYQTEDGNTKIETRLENETAWLTQNQMSELFQKERSVITKHINNIFGEGELDKKSNVQILHISGTDRPVKFYNLDVIISVGYRVKSHQGTKFRQWATTRLKEYIVKGFTMNDELLKQAGGGNYFDELLSRIRDIRSSEKVFWRKVLDIYATSIDYDPNLEISIQFFQTVQNKMHWAAHGQTAAEVIYSRIDAVKPNLGLTNFKGSKPTKHETEIAKNYLNENELNILNRMVTAYLELAELQALNRTPMYMKDWIKRLDDFLKMTGNNILQNAGAISHQQALKKANVEYEKYKELTKNELSEAEKHFVKQIETTAKKLNSKKPKK from the coding sequence ATGAAAAATACAAATATTGTTATTTATCAAACCGAAGACGGAAATACTAAAATAGAAACTCGTTTAGAGAACGAAACAGCGTGGCTTACTCAAAATCAAATGAGTGAACTTTTTCAAAAAGAAAGAAGTGTTATTACCAAACATATAAATAATATTTTCGGTGAAGGAGAATTAGACAAAAAAAGCAATGTGCAAATTTTGCACATTAGTGGAACCGACCGACCGGTAAAATTTTACAATCTTGATGTAATTATTTCGGTAGGATACAGAGTAAAAAGTCATCAAGGCACAAAATTTCGCCAATGGGCTACTACAAGGCTGAAAGAATACATTGTAAAGGGATTTACAATGAACGATGAATTGCTGAAACAAGCCGGTGGTGGTAATTATTTTGATGAATTACTATCTCGTATTCGTGATATTCGTTCATCCGAAAAAGTTTTTTGGCGAAAAGTATTAGATATTTATGCTACAAGTATTGATTACGATCCGAATTTGGAAATATCCATTCAGTTTTTTCAAACCGTACAAAACAAAATGCACTGGGCAGCACACGGACAAACAGCCGCAGAAGTGATATACTCGCGAATAGATGCTGTTAAACCTAACTTAGGTTTAACTAATTTTAAAGGAAGCAAGCCCACAAAACATGAAACCGAAATAGCCAAAAACTATTTGAATGAAAATGAATTGAACATATTGAACCGAATGGTGACGGCATATTTAGAGTTGGCAGAATTGCAGGCACTAAACAGAACGCCAATGTATATGAAAGATTGGATTAAACGTTTAGACGATTTTTTAAAAATGACAGGTAATAATATTCTGCAAAATGCAGGTGCAATAAGCCATCAACAAGCGTTGAAAAAAGCAAATGTAGAATATGAAAAATATAAAGAGCTAACAAAAAACGAACTCTCAGAAGCCGAAAAACACTTCGTAAAGCAAATAGAAACTACTGCTAAAAAATTAAACTCCAAAAAGCCAAAGAAATAA
- a CDS encoding sigma-54 dependent transcriptional regulator, which translates to MNLGRILIIDDEEKIRFLLHRILELEKFEIFEAPDAKTAFKKLEQSDIDVVLCDVKLPDVDGVELSHQIKIKYPLVEIIILTAYGNIPDSVKAIKYGAFDYITKGDDNDKIIPLVHRALEKVKLQKRLQRLEKHIEKFSLDGIIGKSKNILEAIELAKKVAPTDATVLLLGETGTGKELFSQSIHNASPRKDKPFIDVNCSAFPKELLESEVFGHKKGAFTGANYDKKGLFEEADEGTLFLDEIGDMHIDLQGKLLRFLETQTFTRVGETKPTHVNVRIISATNKNLENECKIGNFREDLYYRLSVFKIRIPSLTERKEDIELLANHFIDVYSTKIKKNIKGMNKEFFNKLMNYNWKGNTRELKNIIERAVILAEKNILTIDLLPFEISDSNASSSINIENASLADIEKSYILKVLSLSEGNKSKAAEKLGIGLTTLYRKLEQYQIE; encoded by the coding sequence ATGAATTTAGGAAGAATACTAATTATTGATGATGAAGAAAAAATTCGTTTTCTCCTTCATAGAATTCTTGAATTAGAAAAATTTGAAATTTTTGAAGCTCCTGATGCCAAAACAGCTTTTAAAAAACTCGAACAATCCGATATAGATGTTGTACTTTGTGATGTAAAACTTCCCGACGTTGATGGTGTTGAACTTTCTCATCAGATAAAAATAAAATATCCACTCGTCGAAATTATTATTCTTACCGCTTATGGAAATATTCCCGATAGCGTAAAAGCCATTAAATACGGTGCTTTTGATTATATCACAAAAGGTGATGACAATGATAAAATTATTCCGCTTGTTCATCGTGCTTTGGAAAAGGTGAAGCTTCAAAAGCGTTTGCAACGATTGGAAAAACATATAGAAAAATTTTCGCTTGATGGAATTATTGGCAAATCAAAAAATATTCTCGAAGCTATTGAACTTGCTAAAAAAGTTGCACCAACTGATGCTACGGTTCTTTTACTTGGAGAAACAGGAACCGGAAAAGAATTATTTTCACAGTCAATTCATAATGCAAGCCCCCGAAAAGACAAGCCATTTATTGATGTTAATTGCAGTGCATTCCCAAAAGAGTTGCTTGAATCGGAAGTATTTGGACATAAAAAAGGTGCATTCACCGGAGCCAATTATGATAAAAAAGGGTTATTTGAAGAGGCAGATGAAGGAACATTATTTCTTGATGAAATCGGCGATATGCACATTGATTTGCAGGGAAAATTATTGAGATTCCTCGAAACGCAAACATTTACCAGAGTCGGTGAAACAAAGCCCACTCATGTTAATGTTAGAATTATTTCTGCAACAAATAAAAACTTAGAAAACGAATGTAAAATCGGAAACTTCAGAGAAGACCTTTACTATCGTCTTTCGGTTTTTAAAATCCGAATTCCTTCTTTAACTGAAAGAAAAGAAGATATTGAGCTTTTGGCAAACCATTTCATTGATGTTTACTCAACAAAAATAAAGAAGAATATTAAAGGAATGAACAAAGAGTTTTTTAATAAGCTCATGAATTATAACTGGAAAGGAAATACAAGAGAATTAAAAAATATAATTGAACGCGCAGTAATTTTAGCAGAAAAAAATATTCTGACAATTGATTTGCTTCCTTTTGAAATCTCAGATTCAAATGCCAGTTCATCAATCAATATCGAAAATGCTTCACTTGCCGATATTGAAAAATCATATATCCTGAAAGTTCTTTCTCTCTCGGAAGGAAATAAATCCAAAGCCGCTGAAAAGCTTGGTATAGGGCTAACTACACTGTATAGAAAATTGGAGCAATATCAGATAGAATAA
- the kdpB gene encoding potassium-transporting ATPase subunit KdpB, translated as MKRNKISLFDKKFLKKSLFQSFVKLNPKTLIKNPVMFTVEIGTFVMLIVSIYILFTGHSEQGSFGYNFSITLILFITVLFANFAEAMAEARGKAQAESLRKTREETVANLVLQNGNIKKVNSSELKKGDIFIVTEGEIVPTDGEIIEGLASIDESAITGESAPVIREAGGDKSSVTGGTKVLSNEIKVIVTTQPGESFLDKMIALVEGSSRQKTPNEIALTILLAGFTMIFIIVCVTLKPFADYAKTTITISSLISLFVCLIPTTIGGLLSAIGIAGMDRALRANVITKSGKAVEIAGDIDVLLLDKTGTITIGNRKATNFYPVTGMDENHFIESCALSSFADETPEGKSIVELAKSKIKIYAPDIHTSKFIKFSAETRQSGINLQDGTKIRKGASDAIRDFVIRNGNKFSHEIEIKIKKISENGGTPLVVSENDKVIGTIELQDIIKPGIQERFERLRKMGIKTVMVTGDNPLTARYIAEKAGVDDFIAEAKPENKFEYIIKEQSGGRLVAMMGDGTNDAPALAQADVGVAMNSGTQAAKEAGNMVDLDNDPTKLIEIVEIGKQMLITRGTLTTFSIANDVAKYFAIVPALFIVSIPGLQALNIMHLVSPQSAILSAVIFNAIIIPMLIPLALKGVVYKPIGASALLRRNLLIYGLGGIIVPFIGIKIIDLIINFII; from the coding sequence ATGAAACGAAATAAAATATCATTATTCGATAAAAAGTTTTTGAAAAAATCTTTGTTTCAATCTTTCGTTAAATTAAATCCAAAAACTCTGATTAAGAATCCGGTTATGTTTACCGTAGAAATAGGAACATTTGTAATGCTTATAGTTTCGATTTATATATTGTTTACAGGACATTCTGAACAAGGCAGTTTTGGTTATAATTTTTCTATTACGCTTATTCTGTTTATAACTGTTCTGTTTGCAAATTTTGCTGAAGCCATGGCAGAAGCGAGAGGAAAAGCGCAAGCAGAATCTCTTAGAAAAACAAGAGAAGAAACTGTTGCTAATCTTGTTTTACAAAACGGAAACATTAAAAAAGTAAATTCGTCCGAATTAAAAAAAGGAGATATTTTTATTGTTACCGAAGGGGAAATTGTTCCTACAGACGGCGAGATTATTGAAGGATTAGCATCTATTGATGAATCGGCAATTACCGGAGAATCGGCACCGGTGATACGCGAAGCAGGCGGCGACAAATCAAGCGTAACTGGAGGAACAAAAGTTTTATCAAATGAAATAAAAGTTATTGTTACTACTCAACCCGGCGAATCGTTTCTTGATAAAATGATTGCATTGGTTGAAGGATCAAGCCGCCAGAAAACACCTAACGAAATTGCATTAACAATTTTACTTGCCGGCTTCACAATGATTTTTATTATTGTTTGCGTTACACTGAAACCTTTTGCGGATTATGCTAAAACAACAATTACAATTTCTTCACTTATTTCGCTTTTTGTTTGTTTAATTCCCACAACAATCGGAGGATTATTATCTGCCATTGGAATTGCAGGAATGGACAGAGCTTTACGAGCAAACGTAATAACAAAATCAGGTAAAGCAGTTGAAATTGCCGGTGACATTGATGTGCTGCTTCTTGATAAAACAGGAACCATCACAATAGGTAATCGTAAGGCAACTAACTTTTACCCTGTAACAGGAATGGACGAAAATCATTTCATCGAAAGTTGTGCATTAAGTTCATTTGCCGATGAAACACCCGAAGGGAAGTCAATAGTTGAATTAGCAAAATCAAAAATAAAAATTTATGCACCAGACATACATACTTCAAAGTTTATAAAATTTTCTGCTGAAACCCGCCAGAGCGGAATAAACTTGCAGGATGGAACAAAAATAAGAAAAGGTGCATCTGATGCGATTAGAGATTTTGTGATACGAAATGGAAATAAATTTTCTCATGAAATAGAAATTAAAATTAAAAAAATATCTGAAAATGGCGGAACTCCGTTAGTCGTTTCTGAAAATGATAAAGTTATCGGAACAATCGAATTACAGGATATAATAAAACCAGGCATACAGGAACGTTTCGAACGTTTACGCAAAATGGGAATTAAAACAGTTATGGTAACCGGAGACAATCCGCTTACTGCGCGATATATTGCAGAAAAAGCAGGTGTTGATGATTTTATTGCCGAAGCAAAACCCGAAAATAAATTCGAATACATAATCAAAGAACAATCGGGTGGACGGCTTGTTGCAATGATGGGTGACGGAACTAATGATGCTCCGGCATTAGCTCAGGCAGATGTGGGAGTTGCCATGAACAGCGGAACACAGGCAGCAAAGGAAGCAGGCAATATGGTTGACCTCGACAACGACCCTACAAAACTTATCGAGATTGTTGAAATAGGTAAGCAAATGCTTATAACAAGAGGAACACTCACTACATTTTCTATTGCAAATGATGTAGCTAAATATTTTGCAATTGTTCCTGCTTTATTTATTGTTTCTATACCCGGATTACAGGCATTAAATATAATGCACCTTGTAAGTCCGCAATCGGCAATATTATCGGCAGTGATATTTAATGCTATTATTATTCCTATGCTTATTCCTTTGGCATTAAAGGGAGTTGTTTACAAGCCAATCGGAGCAAGCGCTTTACTTCGCCGCAATCTTTTGATTTACGGACTTGGCGGAATAATTGTTCCTTTTATAGGAATTAAAATAATTGATTTGATTATTAACTTTATTATCTAA
- the kdpA gene encoding potassium-transporting ATPase subunit KdpA: MMSEYYGIIAMFGVAIILAVPLGKYISKVYGGEKNFMDFINPFEKFIFRFSGIDLKKEMNWKQHLIVMLTINMVWFVYAMLMLVTQKYHFWNPDNNPSMTPDLAFNTAISFVANCNLQDYSGETGASYLSQVAVFTFLQFVSAATGMATAIVVFTALKNKTTDKLGNFYNFFVKSITRILLPLSLLTAIILVLNGTPQTFKGKDNIVNLEGKKVQVSRGPAASMIAIKHVGTNGGGFFGANSSHPFENPNYLTNMVEMIAQLIIPLALIFGLGYYINRKRFVWLIFGVMTFGFLCLVIPTIYWEVKGNPAITQMGITQTVGNMEGKEVRFGVPSSGYWSILTTVISTGSVNSMHDSFTPLSGMMQMLAMMINSFYGGCGVGFLNYYIFIILAVFISGLMVGRTPEFLGRKIEAREVKIAVIVTLLTSLLVKGFTAIAAYMYVSNPVSHAGWLNNHLFHGFSEMLYQFTSCFANNGSGFEGLGDNTKFWNITGGLVIILGRYLPIIGPVAIAGLLAQKKYVPESVGTLQTDTITFGIMTFAVIIITTALCFLPGLTLGPIAEYFSFK; this comes from the coding sequence ATGATGAGTGAATATTATGGAATAATTGCAATGTTTGGAGTAGCTATCATACTTGCTGTTCCGCTTGGAAAATATATTTCAAAAGTATATGGAGGAGAAAAGAATTTTATGGATTTTATAAATCCATTTGAGAAATTTATTTTTCGATTTTCAGGTATTGATTTAAAAAAAGAAATGAACTGGAAGCAGCATTTGATAGTGATGCTTACAATTAATATGGTATGGTTTGTTTATGCAATGTTAATGCTCGTTACACAAAAATATCATTTTTGGAATCCTGATAATAATCCTTCTATGACGCCAGATTTAGCGTTTAATACTGCAATAAGTTTTGTTGCTAATTGTAATTTGCAGGATTATTCAGGTGAAACAGGAGCATCTTATTTATCACAAGTAGCTGTATTTACTTTCCTTCAATTTGTTTCTGCAGCAACAGGAATGGCAACAGCAATTGTGGTTTTTACTGCTTTAAAAAATAAAACTACTGATAAACTTGGAAACTTCTATAATTTTTTTGTTAAAAGTATTACACGCATTTTATTACCATTATCGCTGCTAACTGCAATTATTCTGGTATTAAATGGTACACCTCAAACTTTTAAAGGAAAAGATAATATTGTAAATCTTGAAGGGAAAAAGGTTCAGGTTTCACGAGGTCCGGCGGCATCTATGATTGCAATAAAACATGTAGGAACAAACGGAGGCGGATTCTTTGGGGCAAATTCTTCTCATCCTTTTGAAAATCCCAATTATTTAACTAACATGGTTGAAATGATTGCTCAGCTTATAATTCCGCTTGCTTTGATTTTCGGATTAGGTTATTATATAAATAGAAAAAGGTTTGTGTGGCTCATATTTGGTGTAATGACATTCGGATTTTTATGTCTAGTTATTCCTACAATTTACTGGGAAGTTAAGGGGAACCCAGCAATCACACAAATGGGAATTACTCAAACTGTGGGAAATATGGAAGGTAAAGAAGTTCGTTTCGGAGTACCGTCTTCTGGCTATTGGAGCATACTTACAACAGTTATTTCAACGGGCTCTGTGAATTCCATGCACGACAGTTTTACGCCGCTGTCAGGAATGATGCAAATGCTCGCCATGATGATTAATTCTTTTTATGGTGGATGTGGAGTCGGATTTCTTAATTATTATATCTTCATAATTTTAGCTGTTTTTATTTCGGGGTTAATGGTTGGGCGAACTCCTGAATTCCTTGGCAGAAAAATTGAAGCTCGTGAAGTTAAAATTGCAGTTATAGTTACATTGCTCACATCACTTTTAGTTAAGGGCTTTACAGCAATAGCGGCATATATGTACGTAAGTAATCCTGTTTCACATGCCGGATGGTTGAATAATCATTTGTTTCATGGGTTTTCGGAAATGCTATACCAGTTTACTTCATGTTTTGCAAATAACGGTTCCGGCTTTGAAGGATTGGGAGATAACACTAAATTCTGGAATATTACAGGAGGATTAGTGATCATTTTAGGACGTTATTTGCCAATTATAGGACCTGTTGCTATTGCCGGATTGCTTGCTCAAAAGAAATATGTCCCTGAATCAGTCGGCACTTTACAAACTGATACAATTACATTCGGAATAATGACTTTTGCAGTTATTATTATTACTACTGCATTATGTTTTTTACCAGGATTAACATTAGGACCGATTGCGGAATATTTTAGTTTTAAATAA